The genomic stretch CGCAGGGATTTTTATACCAAAATATGATAGACAATTCCCTATGGCTTAAAAAACGTGGATATTACCACCTCACTCCCAAATTGGATGTTATTGGGAAGCAGAAGGAATATTTATCAAAAATCACAAATCCTAACTTTGTGAGTAAACATGGTTTTTTCCCACTATTGCATGCTGTTATCACAGAAAGACGGTATAAGAAATGTATGCCAGATGGGCGAAGGTCGCATGTAGATTCTGTTAAAGGCCCAACTGCAAAGAAAAGACCTCTACATTTTGCAACCCACATAGACAGTTTGATTTTTGGCTATTATGCCCAGAAACTTCAGATTCAGTATGAAAATGTTTTGCAAGATGATACATACCTTTCTGAAGCTATTACTGCATATCGAAAAATCTATAATGCCGAGGATCCAGATAGAGGAAAAAGTACGATTCATTTTGCGCATGAAGTATTTTCGGAAATTAAGAAGCAGGCTCTTTTAAAAGGATCCTGTGCGGTTTTAAAATTTGACCTAGAGAAATTCTTTAGCTCTATTGACCATCAATACCTAAAAATTGCATGGGCAAAAATTATAGGAAGGGAATCATTACCATTAGACCATTACAAAGTTTTCCGAGCGGCAACAAACTTTTCCTATATTTTAAAGGATGACCTTCGAAAGAGCAAAAAAAGATTTGGCAGCAGAAGTGGGTTTGATGAAAGAAAGTTAAGCCAAATTCGAAAGCATGGGATTGAAAGCTATTTTGGATCACATGAAGAATTCAGAAATGCGGTGAAAGAAGGGGAAGTGAAAATTTTTAAAAATCCCTTTCGGTCCAAGGATAGGAAAAAAAGGATTGGGATACCACAAGGTCTTCCTATTTCCTCAGTTCTAGCTAATCTTTATTTGTTAGAATTTGACCAAAATGTGATCCAAGAGGTAGTTAAGGGATTAGGAGGATTTTATCGCAGGTATTCAGATGACATAATAATAGTAACGGACTGTCAATATGAATCAAGGGTTGAAGAGCTTGTAATGAGTTTAATTTCAAAATATTTCATTAAAATAAGCGAGGATAAAACAGAAGTGTTTCATTTTTCCAGAAAGGAGAATGGTTTGTTGAAAGGGTCGCTTAAAACTAAAGGAGGTGGTTTCTCAGATGATTATCCACTGAATTATTTAGGATTTGACTTTTATGGGGATAGGACTTTAATAGCGGCAAAGAACCTTTCTAAATTTTATAGAAGAATGAAGGTCTCAATAAAAAGAAAGACAAAATTTTCTGCCAAATTGGAACCAGATCAAGTAGGAAAAAAAACAGGCGTATTTTTTAGACAACTGTACCGAATATATTCCAATTCCGATCTGGACCGATATCACGTCAGAACAAGAAGAATTTCTCTTACAAAAAACAGATTTGGCGAATACGTTTATAAATCCAAAGTAATACCCAAACCCATGAAAGGTAACTATTTCTCATACGTTAAAAGAGCAGCAAGGGTTATGGGTGAACCTGCAATTGCTAATCAATTAAGAAATCATCGAAGGATTTTTAATTCCACTTTAAAAAATAGAATGCTGACTTCATGATTTTTCTGCCATGAAGTCAGCATTCATAAGGATCAATACTTGCAAATAGCTAATGCACGAAAAATAAGGGTAATTACCCTCTTTTTAAGTTTTTTCATAAATTAATAGCTATATTTGAAGGGTAATTTCTCTCCTATGAAAAATATAGACGTTGATAAGCTTCTGCAGGAAATCTTTAATGACGGTGACGAATTCGACGTTAAGGAACGGTTCGAGGAGAAGCTTGGGGAATATGGCATCAGCAAGACCAAGGCGCTAAAGCTCCTCAATATTGATAAAGACGTTTTTGATGAGATTCTTGAAGGTACTGCAAAGCAGCCCAACCTAATCCATGTGGTCAAAGTCGCCGAATTCCTGGACATCGATGTTCATGAGTTTGTCAAAATGATTCTGAAAAACCAGAATCCTGAAAATATCGCTTCTATCGACCGCGCCAGAAAGCTCAAGTTCCTGATGAAGAACTTTGATGTCAAAGCATTGACGAAAAGAGGCTTTTTTGATGGGGACGATGATATAGATGAAATGGTCGTCAAGGCTTTGACTTATTTTGGTTATAATTCTATCAAAGAATTTGAAAATCAACTGGTTGAGCCACTGTACAGCAGGTCTGTCAGGCAGTTTTCAGATAAGATGAAAGACTTTTGGGTTCGTTCGGCCTACCAGACTTTCAAGCTGATCAACAATCCAAATCCCTATGACCGAGAGCGTCTGAAGGATACCATTGTGAATATGAAGCCCTATTCTCAGGATGTAACCAATGGCCTTCATACTGTTTGCAAAGCCCTATATAATATAGGAGTCACCGTGATCTTTCAAGATTACCTCGAGACTACCCATGTCCGTGGTGCCACGTTCATTATCAATAATAAGCCATGCATCGTAATCACCGATTACTTGAAGAAATACCCTACACTGTGGTTTACCCTTATGCATGAACTCCACCATGTGCTGTTTGATTACGATACGGTGGCTTCCAACCGCTACCATTTGTCAGATGATAAAGATTTATTCCTGATAGAGGAGAAGGCAAATGGTTTTGCTAGGGATTTTTTCATGCCAATAGAAAGCTTTCAGTACATCAAAAGCTTCATCAATAGCCCCTATGTAGTGGACAAATTTGCCAAGGAACAGGAAATGCATCCATCTCTGGTTTACTCCTTTTTCACGTGGTACCAGAAGGAGATGTATGGAAAGAATTTTTATGGGGCATTCAAGGAGTTCTATCCGAATTGCAAAACTGCCGTCAGCAAACTCAATCCCGTGTCCTGGAATGAGGATAATATCAAAGAGGTAAGCGAAAAGATTAAAGCAGTGTTTGAGATTAACTAACCCAATGTTATGGAAGAGAATAATAAGAAATCAAAAAAGGAACAGGAGCTAAGTGAAGCCGATATTGAGCGTCTTCAATTGTTGCAGCGTGCTCACGAAAGAAAGGGCAAGCAACTTACGATCTCGGATGATGATGGTGCACTAAAGGAGATCGATGAACTCCGTCAGCTGGTAAGTAAGCAACTGGAAAGTCCGGAGGAGAAATACAGCATTTATTACAAAGGAATCCGAAAATTGCTGATGGATCATTTACCCAAAGGTGAGGACTACAAGCAGATGCGTGATATCATCTATGACGAGAAGAATATCTTCCTGAATCTGGGTAAGCGCAAAAGTGACAACAACGGTGTACGGGGATCAGATGGGCGGATGACCTTCCAGCCCGTGATGAACGAAATATTGGATATTATTATCGCTTGGGTAGGAGGATCACAGAATCCCTTTGACCTATATAAACAATTTTATCTGCTGAACGAAAAGCATGGGTACCCCCATGAGGAATATGATGACTTTACAAGAGGTATTGCAAATGCGATGTTGAAATTGGTGGGAGATTGAGTTAATGAATATTTGGTTTAGAAATAAAAATGGTGTTGTTAGCTAAGTTCTACAAAAAATTAATATGAGGTTTTCAGAGAGAATTGGAAAGAAGCAAATTAAATCTGAAATTCAGATTGACTCAATGGATTCTGAATTAAGAATCGGTATTTGGAATGTTTTTTATCTATATATAATTAAGCCTCTTGAAAAAGAGAACTATATAACTGAGTCTGTTTTTAAAAATCTCGTAAATAGAGTTTGGTTTTCGTTTTTTAA from Algoriphagus sp. NG3 encodes the following:
- a CDS encoding reverse transcriptase/maturase family protein gives rise to the protein MIDNSLWLKKRGYYHLTPKLDVIGKQKEYLSKITNPNFVSKHGFFPLLHAVITERRYKKCMPDGRRSHVDSVKGPTAKKRPLHFATHIDSLIFGYYAQKLQIQYENVLQDDTYLSEAITAYRKIYNAEDPDRGKSTIHFAHEVFSEIKKQALLKGSCAVLKFDLEKFFSSIDHQYLKIAWAKIIGRESLPLDHYKVFRAATNFSYILKDDLRKSKKRFGSRSGFDERKLSQIRKHGIESYFGSHEEFRNAVKEGEVKIFKNPFRSKDRKKRIGIPQGLPISSVLANLYLLEFDQNVIQEVVKGLGGFYRRYSDDIIIVTDCQYESRVEELVMSLISKYFIKISEDKTEVFHFSRKENGLLKGSLKTKGGGFSDDYPLNYLGFDFYGDRTLIAAKNLSKFYRRMKVSIKRKTKFSAKLEPDQVGKKTGVFFRQLYRIYSNSDLDRYHVRTRRISLTKNRFGEYVYKSKVIPKPMKGNYFSYVKRAARVMGEPAIANQLRNHRRIFNSTLKNRMLTS
- a CDS encoding ImmA/IrrE family metallo-endopeptidase → MKNIDVDKLLQEIFNDGDEFDVKERFEEKLGEYGISKTKALKLLNIDKDVFDEILEGTAKQPNLIHVVKVAEFLDIDVHEFVKMILKNQNPENIASIDRARKLKFLMKNFDVKALTKRGFFDGDDDIDEMVVKALTYFGYNSIKEFENQLVEPLYSRSVRQFSDKMKDFWVRSAYQTFKLINNPNPYDRERLKDTIVNMKPYSQDVTNGLHTVCKALYNIGVTVIFQDYLETTHVRGATFIINNKPCIVITDYLKKYPTLWFTLMHELHHVLFDYDTVASNRYHLSDDKDLFLIEEKANGFARDFFMPIESFQYIKSFINSPYVVDKFAKEQEMHPSLVYSFFTWYQKEMYGKNFYGAFKEFYPNCKTAVSKLNPVSWNEDNIKEVSEKIKAVFEIN